One window of the Streptomyces asoensis genome contains the following:
- the glgB gene encoding 1,4-alpha-glucan branching enzyme yields the protein MALRDTSPPESAGPRARTAPALDPADRGRLLSGAHHDPHALLGAHPVPGGIVFRALRPFADAVSVVIDGDPTPLVSEGDGLFSAVLPLDAVPAYTLLVSYEGAEHKVDDPYRFLPALGDLDLHLIREGRHEELWKALGAEPMAHQGVIGTRFTVWAPNAQGVRVAGDFCFWDGTAFPMRSLGSSGVWELFLPGIGEGARYKFEITSRHGHRFLKADPMARRAEVPPDTASIVHASRYEWADEEWMAHRGDIPVHVAPFSVYEVHLPSWRPGLTYRQLAEELPPYVSDLGFTHVEFMPVAQHPFSGSWGYQVTGFYAPASRLGTPDDLKFLVDALHRAGIGVIVDWVPAHFPKDDWALGRFDGDPLYEPGDSRRAEHPDWGTYEFDFGRVEVRNFLVANATYWCEEFHVDGLRVDAVASMLYLDYSRDSGQWSPNVFGGREDLDAMAFLQEMNATVYRRNPGVVTIAEESTAWEGVTRPTDSGGLGFGLKWNMGWMHDSLEYIAKEPVHRKYHHNEMTFSMVYAWSENYVLPISHDEVVHGKQALVSKMPGDWWQRRANHRAYLGFMWAHPGKQLLFMGQEFAQGAEWSEAHGPEWWLLDPGYASAGDHRGVRDLVRDLNTVYRATPALWERDTDPGGFRWVVGDAAEDNVFAFLRHDAHGAPLLAVSNFSPVVRHDYRLAVPDGVPAWRELLNTDAECYGGSGVVHPAPVVARDGGIALTLPPLATVWLAPSSV from the coding sequence GTGGCCCTGCGTGACACCTCTCCGCCCGAGTCGGCCGGTCCCCGCGCGCGCACGGCGCCCGCGCTCGATCCGGCCGACCGTGGGCGCCTGCTCTCGGGCGCCCACCACGATCCGCACGCCCTGCTGGGCGCGCACCCGGTACCGGGCGGGATCGTCTTTCGGGCGTTGCGGCCCTTCGCGGACGCCGTGAGTGTCGTGATCGACGGCGATCCGACCCCGCTGGTCTCGGAGGGCGACGGTCTCTTCTCCGCCGTCCTGCCGCTCGACGCGGTGCCCGCGTACACGCTGCTGGTGTCGTACGAGGGCGCCGAGCACAAGGTGGACGACCCCTACCGTTTTCTGCCGGCCCTCGGCGACCTGGATCTGCATCTCATCCGTGAGGGGCGGCACGAGGAGCTGTGGAAGGCGCTCGGCGCGGAGCCCATGGCCCACCAGGGCGTGATCGGCACCCGGTTCACGGTGTGGGCGCCGAACGCCCAGGGGGTGCGCGTCGCCGGGGACTTCTGTTTCTGGGACGGGACCGCCTTCCCGATGCGGTCCCTCGGTTCGTCCGGGGTGTGGGAGCTGTTCCTGCCCGGGATCGGCGAGGGCGCCCGGTACAAGTTCGAGATCACCTCGCGTCACGGCCACCGCTTCCTCAAGGCCGACCCGATGGCCCGGCGCGCGGAGGTGCCGCCGGACACCGCCTCGATCGTGCACGCCTCGCGCTACGAGTGGGCGGACGAGGAGTGGATGGCGCACCGGGGCGACATCCCCGTGCATGTGGCGCCGTTCTCCGTCTACGAGGTCCATCTGCCCTCCTGGCGTCCGGGACTGACGTACCGTCAACTCGCCGAGGAGCTGCCGCCGTACGTCAGCGACCTCGGCTTCACGCATGTGGAGTTCATGCCGGTCGCCCAGCATCCATTCTCGGGTTCCTGGGGCTACCAGGTCACCGGGTTCTACGCGCCGGCCTCGCGTCTGGGCACGCCCGACGACCTCAAGTTCCTGGTGGACGCCCTGCACCGGGCCGGGATCGGGGTGATCGTGGACTGGGTGCCGGCGCACTTCCCCAAGGACGATTGGGCGCTGGGCCGGTTCGACGGGGACCCGCTGTACGAGCCGGGCGACTCGCGGCGGGCCGAGCATCCGGACTGGGGGACGTACGAGTTCGACTTCGGGCGCGTCGAGGTGCGCAACTTCCTCGTGGCGAACGCCACTTACTGGTGCGAGGAGTTCCACGTCGACGGGCTGCGGGTGGACGCCGTCGCCTCCATGCTCTACCTCGACTACTCGCGGGACTCCGGACAGTGGTCGCCCAACGTGTTCGGCGGCCGGGAGGACCTGGACGCGATGGCGTTCCTCCAGGAGATGAACGCGACGGTCTATCGCCGCAACCCGGGGGTGGTGACGATCGCGGAGGAGTCCACCGCGTGGGAAGGGGTGACCCGGCCGACCGACAGCGGCGGTCTGGGGTTCGGGCTGAAGTGGAACATGGGCTGGATGCACGACTCGCTGGAGTACATCGCCAAGGAGCCGGTGCACCGCAAGTACCACCACAACGAGATGACCTTCTCGATGGTGTACGCCTGGAGCGAGAACTACGTGCTGCCCATCTCCCACGACGAGGTCGTCCACGGCAAGCAGGCGCTGGTCTCCAAGATGCCCGGCGACTGGTGGCAGCGGCGCGCCAACCACCGCGCGTACCTGGGGTTCATGTGGGCCCACCCCGGCAAGCAACTCCTCTTCATGGGGCAGGAGTTCGCCCAGGGCGCCGAGTGGTCCGAGGCCCACGGCCCCGAGTGGTGGCTGCTGGACCCGGGGTACGCGTCCGCGGGCGATCACCGGGGGGTGCGGGACCTGGTGCGTGATCTCAACACGGTCTACCGGGCCACCCCGGCCCTGTGGGAGCGGGACACCGATCCCGGCGGTTTCCGATGGGTGGTCGGCGACGCCGCGGAGGACAACGTCTTCGCGTTCCTGCGCCACGACGCCCACGGCGCTCCGCTCCTCGCCGTCAGCAACTTCTCCCCCGTCGTGCGCCACGACTACCGGCTCGCCGTGCCCGACGGGGTGCCGGCCTGGCGCGAGCTGCTCAACACCGACGCCGAGTGCTACGGCGGCAGCGGCGTCGTCCACCCCGCCCCCGTCGTGGCGCGGGACGGGGGGATCGCTCTCACACTGCCGCCCCTGGCCACGGTGTGGCTGGCGCCGTCGTCCGTGTGA
- a CDS encoding glutamate--cysteine ligase 2 yields MRTVGVEEELLLVDPETGEPQALSSAVLARASRRGAEEDVFEKELHSQMLEFNTHPQSGMGELGAEIVRIRGEAARHAGEAGCAVAALATSPLPVRPSISMNRRYQWMAEQYGIATREQLVCGCHVHVSVDSDEEGVAVVDRIRPWLSVLTALSANSPFWQGRETDYSSYRSRVWQRWPSAGPTELFGSADRYHQRVADMVATGAILDEGMVYFDARLSARYPTVEVRVADVCLHADTALLIATLVRGLVETAARDREAGREPLDHSVSLLRLAGWRAARSGLTEDLLHPATMRRTPAETVVRALLEHVEDALADSGDLERARTSCAELLRHGNGSHVQREVWKRTGSLREVVTTCVQHTQA; encoded by the coding sequence GTGCGCACCGTCGGAGTGGAGGAAGAACTCCTCCTGGTCGACCCGGAGACCGGGGAGCCCCAGGCCCTGTCCTCGGCCGTCCTCGCCCGCGCCTCCCGGCGCGGGGCGGAGGAGGACGTCTTCGAGAAGGAACTGCACAGCCAGATGCTCGAGTTCAACACCCACCCGCAGTCGGGCATGGGCGAACTCGGTGCGGAGATCGTCCGCATACGCGGCGAGGCGGCCCGGCACGCGGGGGAGGCCGGGTGCGCGGTCGCCGCGCTCGCCACGTCCCCGTTGCCGGTGCGCCCGTCCATCAGCATGAACCGGCGCTACCAGTGGATGGCGGAGCAGTACGGCATCGCGACGCGTGAGCAGCTGGTGTGCGGCTGCCATGTCCATGTGTCCGTCGACTCGGACGAGGAGGGCGTGGCGGTCGTCGACCGGATCCGGCCCTGGCTGTCGGTGCTGACGGCGCTGAGTGCCAACTCGCCGTTCTGGCAGGGCCGGGAGACGGACTACAGCAGCTATCGCAGCCGGGTGTGGCAGCGCTGGCCGTCGGCCGGGCCGACCGAGCTGTTCGGATCGGCGGACCGCTACCACCAGCGGGTGGCGGACATGGTGGCCACCGGCGCGATCCTCGACGAGGGCATGGTCTACTTCGACGCCCGGCTGTCGGCGCGCTATCCGACGGTGGAGGTGCGGGTGGCGGACGTCTGTCTGCACGCGGACACCGCCCTGCTGATCGCCACGCTGGTCCGCGGCCTCGTCGAGACGGCCGCCCGGGACCGGGAGGCCGGGCGGGAGCCGCTGGACCACAGCGTGAGCCTGCTCCGGCTGGCCGGCTGGCGGGCCGCCCGCTCGGGGCTCACCGAGGACCTGCTGCACCCCGCGACCATGCGGCGCACGCCCGCCGAGACGGTCGTACGGGCTCTGCTGGAGCATGTCGAGGACGCGCTGGCGGACAGCGGCGACCTGGAGCGGGCCCGCACGTCCTGCGCCGAACTGCTGCGGCACGGCAACGGTTCCCATGTCCAGCGCGAGGTGTGGAAGCGCACCGGCAGCCTGCGCGAGGTGGTCACCACCTGCGTGCAGCACACCCAGGCCTGA
- a CDS encoding AMP-dependent synthetase/ligase — MRDFALAPPATTPLTGGLADTVFETAARSPTLPVLSRRPDGASADWEEVTAVELRDEVIDLAKGFVASGISPGHRVAIMARTRYEWTVLSHALWAVGAEVVPVYPTSSREQVEWILRDSNCVGVVVEDEQSVMTVGSVCAALPSLRNVWQLDAGAFEQLAKRGELVPLTTVDSLRRIVLPDSTAVIAYTSGTSGRPLGCALSHRSLASPCDTLLAGWGHTAAPVGRQPSVLAFLPFSHVYGLMIQGLCLRGGILMGHEPDIGAEALAESLRTFRPTYLYAVPSVFEKIYKNFLRAAQEAGRGALFERAAETARDFAAAVERQRLGRGSGPGFDLRLQHALFERTVYRRLRAALGGRVHRATSGGSPLHRDLSLFYEGIGIYVHDGYGLTETSGGITMQPLGREKSGTVGQALPGMDIRVADDGEILVRGPSVFQGYVNDDAATRAALWGGWLATGDLGFLDSDGYLTITGRKKDVIITSSGKSVAPASLEQRLRMHPLVHQAVVVGDNRPCVGALITLDPDFLAHWRGNLMLHGDTQSREAREENALREEVGRAVAAANSTVSRSESIRAFRILPQPFDQTNGLLTPSMKLRRDSIVAHYAAEIEAMYQARARLPRQSAPEEVLGWDDADDVFR, encoded by the coding sequence ATGCGCGACTTCGCCCTCGCTCCCCCAGCCACCACGCCCCTGACCGGAGGGCTCGCCGACACCGTCTTCGAGACAGCCGCCCGCAGTCCCACACTCCCCGTGCTCTCCCGCCGTCCGGACGGCGCCTCCGCCGACTGGGAGGAGGTGACGGCCGTCGAGCTGCGGGACGAGGTGATCGACCTGGCGAAGGGGTTCGTGGCGTCCGGGATCTCGCCCGGCCACCGCGTCGCGATCATGGCGCGTACCCGGTACGAGTGGACGGTCCTCTCTCACGCGCTGTGGGCGGTGGGCGCCGAGGTCGTCCCCGTCTATCCGACGTCCTCGCGCGAGCAGGTCGAGTGGATCCTGCGGGACTCGAACTGTGTGGGCGTCGTCGTCGAGGACGAACAGAGCGTCATGACCGTGGGGTCGGTGTGCGCGGCCCTGCCCTCGCTGCGCAACGTCTGGCAGTTGGACGCCGGAGCGTTCGAACAGCTCGCGAAGCGCGGCGAGTTGGTGCCGCTCACCACGGTGGACTCGCTGCGCCGGATCGTGCTGCCCGACTCCACCGCGGTGATCGCCTACACCTCCGGGACCTCGGGCCGGCCGTTGGGCTGCGCGCTGAGCCATCGCAGCCTGGCCAGCCCCTGCGACACGCTGCTGGCGGGCTGGGGGCACACGGCCGCCCCCGTCGGCCGGCAGCCGAGCGTCCTCGCCTTCCTGCCGTTCTCCCACGTGTACGGGCTGATGATCCAGGGCCTGTGTCTGCGCGGCGGCATCCTGATGGGCCACGAACCCGATATCGGCGCGGAGGCGCTCGCGGAGTCGCTGCGCACCTTCCGTCCGACGTATCTGTACGCGGTGCCGTCGGTGTTCGAGAAGATCTACAAGAACTTCCTGCGGGCGGCCCAGGAGGCCGGCCGCGGCGCCCTGTTCGAGCGGGCGGCGGAGACGGCCCGGGACTTCGCGGCCGCCGTCGAGCGGCAGCGGCTGGGCCGCGGCTCGGGGCCCGGTTTCGACCTGCGGCTCCAGCACGCCCTGTTCGAACGGACGGTGTACCGCAGACTCCGGGCGGCGCTCGGCGGCCGCGTCCACCGCGCCACCTCGGGCGGCTCCCCCCTCCACCGCGATCTGTCCCTCTTCTACGAGGGCATCGGCATCTATGTGCACGACGGGTACGGCCTGACCGAGACCAGCGGCGGGATCACGATGCAGCCGCTCGGCCGGGAGAAGTCGGGCACCGTCGGACAGGCGCTGCCGGGCATGGACATCCGGGTGGCGGACGACGGGGAGATCCTGGTGCGCGGCCCGTCGGTGTTCCAGGGCTACGTCAACGACGACGCCGCGACACGGGCCGCGCTGTGGGGTGGCTGGCTGGCCACGGGTGACCTCGGGTTCCTGGACTCCGACGGCTACCTCACGATCACCGGCCGCAAGAAGGACGTCATCATCACCAGCAGCGGCAAGAGCGTGGCGCCGGCCTCGCTGGAGCAGCGGTTGCGGATGCATCCGCTCGTCCATCAGGCCGTGGTCGTGGGTGACAACCGGCCCTGCGTGGGCGCGCTGATCACCCTGGACCCCGACTTCCTGGCGCACTGGCGCGGAAACCTGATGCTGCACGGCGACACCCAGAGCCGGGAGGCGCGCGAGGAGAACGCCCTGCGGGAGGAGGTCGGGCGGGCGGTGGCCGCCGCGAACAGCACGGTGTCCCGCTCGGAGTCGATCCGTGCCTTCCGCATCCTGCCGCAGCCGTTCGACCAGACCAA